A genomic segment from Ruegeria sp. TM1040 encodes:
- a CDS encoding ribonuclease HII gives MDYPDLSLEEAAQARGYTRIAGVDEVGRGPLAGPVTAAAVVLDLADLPEGLNDSKKLTPRRRAALEPEIMARASYAVAHASVEEIDHHNILRASHLAMERAVAALDPQPDYLLIDGNLIPRALHIPAEAVVKGDGRSLSIAAASILAKEARDRIMVDLAQQFPGYGWERNAGYPSKQHRDALIKIGVTPHHRRSFKPVHKILYQE, from the coding sequence CGCGGATTGCAGGCGTGGATGAGGTCGGGCGCGGCCCGCTGGCGGGACCGGTCACGGCCGCCGCGGTGGTGCTCGATCTTGCGGATCTGCCCGAAGGGCTCAATGATTCCAAGAAGCTGACGCCGCGCAGACGGGCCGCGCTGGAACCGGAAATCATGGCGCGCGCCTCTTATGCGGTGGCCCATGCCAGCGTCGAGGAAATCGACCACCACAATATCTTGCGTGCGTCACATCTGGCGATGGAGCGCGCGGTGGCCGCCCTCGACCCGCAGCCGGATTACCTGCTGATCGATGGCAATCTGATCCCGCGCGCGCTGCACATTCCGGCCGAAGCGGTGGTCAAAGGGGACGGGCGCTCTTTGTCAATTGCCGCGGCCTCAATTCTGGCCAAGGAAGCCCGTGATCGGATCATGGTGGATTTAGCGCAACAGTTTCCCGGATATGGCTGGGAGCGAAATGCGGGCTATCCGTCGAAACAACACCGCGATGCGCTCATAAAAATAGGGGTGACCCCACATCATAGAAGGTCGTTCAAGCCGGTCCACAAGATATTGTATCAAGAGTGA